In the genome of Streptomyces sp. SLBN-118, the window GGCGCGCATTCTTTGCCCGGTTCTCCCCCAGAGCCTTCGGCCTGGGAGGTACCCCCAGCGGTGATGTCGGGGACGGAGGCGGCGTCACCGGCCGCCCAGGCGTGTTCGACGCCGACGACGGTGAGCCGGGCGGTGCACTTGAGGCGTCCTCGTTCGTTGAGGGGCAGATCCGTGGCGGCCAGGAGTGGCGCGGGCTTGACGCCCGCGGTCCACACGACGGTGCGGGTGGGGAAGCGGCTGCCGTCGCTGAGGACGGCGATGCGGTCCTCGCAGGAGTCCAGACGCGTTTCGAGGCGTACGTCGATATTGCGCGCACGCAGCTCGCGGACGGCGTACTTGCCCATCTCCTCGCCGACCTCGGGAAGGATGCGGTTGCTGGCCTCGACGAGGATCCACTTCAGGTCGTCGGCCTTGACGTTGTGGTAGTACCGCGCGGTGTAGCGGGCCATGTCCTCCAGCTCGCCGAGCGCCTCGACGCCCGCGAAGCCGCCGCCGACGAAGACGAAGGTGAGTGCGGCGTCGCGGATCGCGGGATCCCGGGTCGAGGAGGCGATGTCCATCTGCTCGATGACGTGGTTGCGCAGCCCGATCGCCTCTTCGACGGTCTTGAAGCCGATGCCGTGGTCGGCGAGACCGGGGATGGGCAGGGCACGGGAGATCGATCCGGGCGCGATGACGAGTTCGTCGTACGTGATCTCCACGGCGCCGGTGCGCTCTTCGGCGGTCGCGAGGGTGGTGACGGTCGCCGTGCGTTTGGCGTGGTCGACGGCCTTGGCCTCACCGATGACGATCTTGCACAGGTCGAGCACGCGCCGCAGGGGGACGACGACATGCCGGGGGGAGATGGAGCCGGCCGCCGCTTCCGGGAGGAACGGCTGGTACGTCATGTACGGATCGGGCGTGATCACGGTGATCTCCACCTCGCCCCGCACGAGCTCCTGTTTCAGCATCCGCTGGAGCCGCAGTGCCGTGTACATCCCGACGTAGCCACCGCCGATGACGAGAATGCGCGTGCCCGGTGCGGGGCTGGGGGTCGTCCCCCGGGAGTTAGAGGCCTTCACCATCCCATGACGCAACGGCCTCGAGCGTTTGTCCACAGCCCCGGCAAATTGTGTGACTGGAGGCTTCGCGCCGCCCTGTGTGGGAGCTGTGCCGCGAGGCGGCGAAGGTGCGCAGGTCAGGGCATATGAGGGGGGTGGCGCGAGGGGGCGTAATAGGGAACCTTCCGGTCCTTGCTCCGATCGGGGGGCGCTCCGTGCGGAACTACCCCCTTCTGAATTGACCCTGGCTCAACTATGTTCGTACCTCGTCGGGGTGCCCGGACTAGGCACGGCCGGCAGACAGGGCGGGGAGGTCTCCGGGGGGAGACATCATGACCGGGGGAACATGTATGACCATTCAGGATTCGCATTGGCAGGCTGCTGTCGCGCCGGGTTCGGCGGCTGACGGGAACGGACGGGCGGGATCGGGCGGCGCGGGCCGCTCCGCACCGCTGCGTGTGGACGCGCAGCGCAATCTCGAGCATGTACTGCGTGCCGCGCGCGAGGTGTTCGGCGAGCTGGGATACGGCGCGCCGATGGAGGATGTGGCGCGTCGCGCCAGGGTCGGCGTCGGGACGGTGTACCGCCGCTTCCCGAGCAAGGACGTCCTGGTGCGCCGGATCGCCGAGGAGGAGACCTCCCGGCTGACCGAGCAGGCGCGCACGGCCCTGGGGCAGGAAGAGGAGCCCTGGTCGGCACTCTCCCGCTTCCTGCGTACGTCGGTGGCGTCGGGCGCGGGACGCCTGCTGCCGCCGCAGGTACTGCGGGTGGGCGTGGAGTCCGAGGAGCCGGCGGTTGTCGTACGGGACGAGGCACGGGTGCCGCAGCAGCGGATCGGCACACAGCCCGAGCTGCGGGTGGTCGGGCCGCGTCCGGTGCCGGTGGAGGAACAGGACGACACGGGCGCGGCGGAACTGCTCGAGGTCGTGGGGCAACTGGTCGACCGGGCGCGCGGAGCGGGCGAGCTGCGCGGCGATGTGACCGTCGCCGACGTGCTGCTCGTGATAGCCACGGCCGCGCCCTCGCTGCCGGATGCGGCACAGCAGGCGGCGGCTTCGGCCCGTCTCCTGGACATCCTGCTGGAGGGTCTGCGGCCCCGCTCCGCCTGAGCGCGCTCCTGCCTGAGCCGCGGCACCAACTGACCTCCGGAAAGATCCGATTCAGTCTTCCCGAACGAGTGACTCATGGGGCTCGGTTTCGGGAAGACTCCCCGGATGGGTGGTTGCCGTGCATAGGGGCTCGATGAGCGGCCGCGCTGTGGCACTCTGGCCCGGTATTCGGGACTGCTGGTGCTTACGGGGGCTTCCGCGATGAGCGGTGAGGGTCGGGACGGGTCACTCGGCGGCAAGTGCGGCGAGGCAGCCGGGCTGCCCTCGGGACAGGTGCCGAACCAGGGTGGACCCGGCGGGTCGTCGGGCGTGCCCGGTTCCATCGGTCCGTCCGGGATCGGTGCCAGTGGTTCTGGCGGCTCCGGTTCGAGTGGTGGGGACGAGCATGCCGTGCCGCCACAGCGCGAGGCCTCAGGTCAAGAAGCCCTCCCGGCGCAGAGCGAACAGCCCACGTCCGACGCCACGTTGATCCGGCGCATGCGCAACGGCGACGACAGCGCCTACGAGGAGCTGTTCCGTCGCCACTCGGACTCCGTCCGCCGCTACGCGCGCACCTGCTGCCGGGACGCGCACACTGCCGAGGACCTGACCGCCGAGGTGTTCGCACGGACGCTGCAGGCGGTGCGGGGAGGCTCGGGGCCCGAGCAGGCCGTACGGGCGTATCTGCTCACAACGGTGCGTCGGGTCGCAGCCGCCTGGGCGAAAACGGCAAAGCGGGAGCAACTGGTAGATGACTTCGCGGTGTTCGCCGCGGAGGCTGCCCGCAGCACGGACGCCGCGAACGACCGCACTCTCGATCTGGGCGCCGACGTCCGGGCGATGCACGAGGCGGAGCAGTCGCTGGCGATGCGGGCCTTCCGCTCCCTGCCCGAGCGCTGGCAGGCCGTGCTCTGGCACACCACCGTCGAGGAGGAGTCGCCGAGCGAGGTCGCGCCGCTGTTCGGGCTGACCGCCAACGCCACCGCGGTCCTGGCAAGCCGGGCACGCGAGGGCCTCAAACAGGCCTACCTGCAAGCCCATGTGAGTGCCGCGCTCACCTCCGGCGGCGACTGCGCCCGGTACGCCGACCGGCTGGGCGCGTACGCCCGCGGTGGCCTGCGGATGCGGGCCGAACGCGGTCTGCGCAAGCACTTGGAGG includes:
- a CDS encoding TetR/AcrR family transcriptional regulator; the encoded protein is MTIQDSHWQAAVAPGSAADGNGRAGSGGAGRSAPLRVDAQRNLEHVLRAAREVFGELGYGAPMEDVARRARVGVGTVYRRFPSKDVLVRRIAEEETSRLTEQARTALGQEEEPWSALSRFLRTSVASGAGRLLPPQVLRVGVESEEPAVVVRDEARVPQQRIGTQPELRVVGPRPVPVEEQDDTGAAELLEVVGQLVDRARGAGELRGDVTVADVLLVIATAAPSLPDAAQQAAASARLLDILLEGLRPRSA
- a CDS encoding NAD(P)/FAD-dependent oxidoreductase; the encoded protein is MVKASNSRGTTPSPAPGTRILVIGGGYVGMYTALRLQRMLKQELVRGEVEITVITPDPYMTYQPFLPEAAAGSISPRHVVVPLRRVLDLCKIVIGEAKAVDHAKRTATVTTLATAEERTGAVEITYDELVIAPGSISRALPIPGLADHGIGFKTVEEAIGLRNHVIEQMDIASSTRDPAIRDAALTFVFVGGGFAGVEALGELEDMARYTARYYHNVKADDLKWILVEASNRILPEVGEEMGKYAVRELRARNIDVRLETRLDSCEDRIAVLSDGSRFPTRTVVWTAGVKPAPLLAATDLPLNERGRLKCTARLTVVGVEHAWAAGDAASVPDITAGGTSQAEGSGGEPGKECAPNAQHAVRQTKVLAENIVASLRGEPLKEYAHKYVGSVASLGFHEGVAHIYGRKLKGYPAWLMHRMYHLSRVPTFNRKARVLAEWTLAGLFKREIVSLGSLEHPRAEFELAAGGSGKRPGHGPHTPSKPAPHSGPDSGPRTRPDEGPGRK